A section of the Rhipicephalus sanguineus isolate Rsan-2018 chromosome 11, BIME_Rsan_1.4, whole genome shotgun sequence genome encodes:
- the LOC119375431 gene encoding zinc finger protein 513-like produces the protein MFAGILLIANSRDIALQVATGFTEVPVTEAASTNTVRPLAPRLAPRPPGLTESQKQETVELFSCDLCSFSSIYADDLKNHVRTHRGKEGLLCLVCQQAFPDADCLKQHRSTHAEENKKYKCELCPYASVSSQNLARHVLTHTGEKNFACSLCTCMFPRMDTLKRHINKVHFGKPRSRK, from the exons ATGTTCGCTG GAATTTTGCTCATTGCCAACAGCCGTGACATTGCTTTGCAAGTGGCAACGGGATTCACCGAAGTGCCAGTGACCGAGGCAGCGTCGACAAACACCGTCAGGCCGCTTGCACCTCGGTTGGCGCCACGTCCCCCCGGCCTGACGGAGTCTCAGAAGCAGGAGACGGTGGAGTTGTTCTCCTGCGACCTGTGTTCCTTCTCCTCAATTTATGCCGACGACCTCAAGAACCACGTCCGCACTCACAGAGGGAAGGAGGGGCTGTTGTGTCTAGTGTGCCAGCAGGCGTTTCCGGACGCGGACTGTCTGAAACAACACAGATCGACGCACGCCGAAGAGAACAAGAAGTACAAGTGCGAACTTTGTCCGTATGCATCAGTCTCGTCCCAAAACTTGGCACGTCACGTGCTCACACACACGGGTGAAAAGAATTTTGCCTGCAGCTTGTGTACCTGCATGTTCCCCCGGATGGACACCCTGAAGAGGCACATAAACAAGGTGCACTTTGGTAAACCCAGAAGCAGAAAATGA
- the LOC125756247 gene encoding zinc finger protein 513-like, which produces MGEAFALLSRSQADDGILLSASSHDVAPQVAMGFNDEEATVVLPTDTGRPHTSHRLRHPGLTASHKEMTVKLLSCDLCSFSSIYADKLRNHIRTHSGTEGLLCLVCQQAFPDADSLKEHSSTHIGEKKKYKCNLCPYMAGSPNSLARHVLTHTGERNFACGVCAYVCPRMDTLKRHINRVHLDKPRRRK; this is translated from the exons atgggagaggcattcgCCCTGCTGAgccgtagtcaggctgatgatg GAATCTTGCTCAGTGCCAGCAGCCATGACGTTGCTCCACAAGTGGCGATGGGATTCAACGACGAGGAGGCGACCGTGGTATTGCCGACCGACACCGGCAGGCCACACACGTCTCACCGGTTACGACATCCTGGCCTGACGGCATCCCACAAGGAGATGACGGTGAAGTTGTTATCCTGTGACCTGTGTTCCTTCTCCTCTATTTACGCCGACAAGCTGAGGAACCACATCCGCACTCACAGTGGGACGGAGGGGCTGTTGTGCCTAGTGTGCCAGCAGGCGTTTCCGGATGCGGACAGCCTGAAAGAACACAGCTCGACGCACATCGGAGAGAAGAAGAAGTACAAATGCAACTTGTGTCCATACATGGCAGGCTCGCCCAACAGCTTGGCACGTCACGTGCTCACACACACGGGTGAGAGGAATTTTGCCTGCGGCGTGTGTGCCTACGTGTGCCCCAGGATGGACACCCTGAAGAGGCACATAAACAGGGTGCACCTTGATAAACCCAGAAGGAGAAAGTGA